A genomic window from Salvia splendens isolate huo1 chromosome 11, SspV2, whole genome shotgun sequence includes:
- the LOC121754507 gene encoding 65-kDa microtubule-associated protein 2-like, whose amino-acid sequence MNMKKPLGGSLLQQLHRLAEARVVELTNLLSAFGEKTYAGIPDKTSGTNKEQLQAIAPALDKLWKQKDEKTKEYSDVQSQIKKISAEYLGCKLVKMTKNVTKFFSIGSRTLADARVELTNLLSAFGEKTYVGIVSDEPHGVR is encoded by the exons ATGAATATGAAGAAACCACTTGGCGGATCTTTGCTGCAGCAACTTCAT AGACTGGCAGAAGCTAGAGTTGTTGAACTCACCAATCTCTTATCAGCTTTTGGAGAAAAGACTTATGCCGGAATT CCCGACAAGACGTCAGGAACGAATAAGGAACAGCTTCAAGCTATAGCTCCTGCACTGGATAAACTATGGAAACAAAAGGATGAGAAGACAAAAGAGTATTCTGATGTTCAATCTCAAATAAAGAAGATATCTGCAG AATATTTGGGATGTAAGTTGGTGAAAATGACGAAGAACGTGACAAAATTCTTCTCAATTGGATCAAGA ACATTGGCAGATGCTAGAGTTGAACTCACCAATCTATTATCAGCTTTTGGAGAAAAGACATATGTCGGAATTGTAAGTGATGAACCTCATGGTGTTCGATAA
- the LOC121755596 gene encoding protein MOR1-like: MTPLVFSQKASAMTPYLGCRDCFSTKGRQEAKIAKGQGARTRRASLKAVGSVPTEESVSDAPQEIDEYDDLVCPVDTFKPLEKSGFWEGVRASKCCERKWLLLN; the protein is encoded by the exons ATGACGCCACTGGTGTTCAGTCAAAAAGCATCTGCAATGACACCCTACCTGGGCTGCCGAGACTGTTTTAGCACTAAAGGAAGACAAGAAGCAAAGATTGCAAAAG GACAAGGTGCTCGAACCAGAAGAGCTTCTCTTAAGGCTGTGGGTTCTGTACCGACTGAGGAGAGTGTATCTGATG CACCTCAGGAGATAGATGAGTATGATGACCTTGTCTGTCCAGTTGATACATTCAAGCCTTTGGAGAAGTCTGGATTTTGGGAAGGGGTG AGAGCTTCAAAATGCTGTGAGAGGAAATGGCTGTTGC